In Streptomyces violaceusniger Tu 4113, one DNA window encodes the following:
- a CDS encoding RNA polymerase sigma factor SigF, producing the protein MTVSARTAPRTPPQSDGGSESGRSRGADARALTQVLFAELSGLTPGTPEHTRVRAALIEANLPLVRYAAARFRSRNEPMEDVIQVGTIGLINAIDRFDPDRGVQFPTFAMPTVVGEIKRYFRDNVRTVHVPRRLHELWVQVNGATEDLTVLHGRSPTTAEIAERLKLSEEEVLACIEAGRSYHATSLEAAQEGDGLPGLVDRLGYEDPALAGVEHRDLVRHLLVQLPEREQRILLLRYYSNLTQSQISAELGVSQMHVSRLLSRSFARLRSANRIES; encoded by the coding sequence GTGACCGTGTCGGCCCGTACCGCGCCCAGAACCCCGCCCCAGAGCGATGGCGGCAGCGAAAGCGGCAGAAGCCGCGGGGCTGACGCCAGAGCGCTCACCCAGGTGCTCTTCGCCGAGCTCTCGGGCCTCACCCCGGGAACCCCCGAGCACACCCGTGTGCGCGCCGCGCTGATCGAGGCCAATCTGCCGCTGGTCCGCTACGCCGCGGCCCGCTTCCGCAGCCGCAACGAACCCATGGAGGACGTGATCCAGGTCGGCACCATCGGCCTGATCAACGCGATCGACCGGTTCGACCCGGACCGCGGGGTGCAGTTCCCGACGTTCGCCATGCCGACCGTAGTCGGCGAGATCAAGCGCTACTTCCGCGACAACGTCCGCACCGTCCATGTGCCGCGCCGGCTGCATGAGCTGTGGGTGCAGGTCAACGGCGCGACCGAGGACCTGACCGTGCTGCACGGCCGCTCCCCGACGACGGCCGAGATCGCCGAACGGCTCAAGCTGAGCGAGGAGGAGGTGCTCGCCTGTATCGAGGCGGGCCGCTCCTATCACGCCACTTCCCTTGAGGCCGCCCAGGAGGGCGACGGACTGCCCGGGCTGGTCGACCGGCTCGGTTACGAGGATCCGGCGCTCGCCGGAGTCGAGCACCGCGATCTGGTGCGCCATCTCCTCGTACAACTGCCCGAGCGCGAGCAGCGTATCCTTTTGCTGCGTTACTACAGCAATCTGACGCAATCTCAGATCAGCGCCGAGCTCGGCGTCTCGCAGATGCATGTGTCCCGGCTGCTGTCCCGCAGCTTCGCCAGGCTGAGGTCCGCAAATCGGATCGAGTCCTGA
- a CDS encoding MFS transporter — MTVSTADAASAPPGQSPGGHPQRWLILAVICLAQLTVLLDNTILNVAVPSLAREMDASTAEIQWMISAYSLVQSGLLLTAGNAADRYGRKKMLVAGLALFGIGSLFASLAQGAGQLITARAGMGIGGALLMTTTLAVVVQIFDAAERTKAIGLWGAVSSLGIAAGPLIGGSLLEHFWWGSIFLINIPVALLGLIAVIWLVPESKDPVGDRPDLLGAVLSTIGMTGVVYAIIAGPEHGWTSVRVLLSAFIGVVVLTGFALWERHIPYPMLDMHFFRDRRFVGAVAGGILVAFGMGGSLFLLTQHLQFVLGYDALDAGLRTAPLALVIVALNLTGVGARLLPKLGTPLTIVSGMGLLAVGLALIAVLGADGYGGLLLGLVVMGTGIALAMPAMANAIMSAIPPEKAGVGAGVNGTLTEFGNGLGVAVLGAVLNSRFSSLLPAAAAGAGSLPAALAAARTPGDRAAVTDAFSSGLETSQLVGAAAVLAGGLLAALLLSRAERSSQEAPAA, encoded by the coding sequence ATGACGGTCTCGACCGCCGACGCCGCCTCCGCCCCACCCGGCCAGTCCCCGGGTGGTCATCCACAGCGCTGGCTGATCCTCGCCGTGATCTGCCTCGCCCAGCTCACCGTGTTGCTGGACAACACGATCCTCAATGTCGCGGTCCCCTCCCTCGCCCGGGAGATGGACGCGAGCACCGCCGAGATCCAGTGGATGATCAGCGCCTATTCGCTGGTCCAGTCGGGGCTGCTGCTCACCGCGGGCAATGCCGCTGACCGCTACGGCCGTAAGAAGATGCTGGTCGCGGGGCTGGCCCTGTTCGGGATCGGCTCGCTGTTCGCGTCGCTGGCGCAGGGGGCCGGCCAGCTCATCACCGCCCGCGCGGGCATGGGGATCGGCGGAGCGCTGCTGATGACCACGACGCTCGCCGTCGTGGTGCAGATCTTCGACGCGGCCGAGCGGACCAAGGCGATCGGCCTGTGGGGCGCGGTCAGCTCGCTCGGCATCGCCGCGGGGCCGCTGATCGGCGGCTCGCTGCTGGAGCACTTCTGGTGGGGCTCGATCTTCCTGATCAACATCCCGGTCGCGCTGCTCGGGCTGATCGCCGTGATCTGGCTGGTGCCCGAGTCCAAGGACCCGGTCGGCGACCGGCCCGATCTGCTGGGCGCGGTGCTCTCCACCATCGGTATGACCGGGGTCGTCTACGCGATCATCGCCGGGCCCGAACACGGCTGGACCTCGGTCCGGGTGCTGCTGTCCGCCTTCATCGGGGTCGTGGTGCTGACCGGTTTCGCGCTGTGGGAGCGTCATATTCCGTATCCGATGCTGGACATGCACTTCTTCAGGGACCGCCGCTTCGTGGGCGCCGTCGCGGGCGGCATCCTCGTCGCCTTCGGCATGGGCGGTTCGCTCTTCCTGCTCACCCAGCATCTGCAGTTCGTGCTCGGCTACGACGCGCTGGACGCGGGGCTGCGCACCGCGCCGCTCGCGCTGGTGATCGTGGCGCTGAACCTCACCGGGGTCGGCGCCCGGCTGCTGCCGAAGCTCGGGACGCCACTGACGATCGTCAGCGGTATGGGGCTGCTCGCGGTCGGCCTCGCGCTCATCGCGGTCCTCGGCGCGGACGGCTACGGCGGACTGCTGCTGGGGCTGGTGGTGATGGGGACCGGGATCGCGCTCGCCATGCCCGCGATGGCGAACGCCATCATGTCGGCCATCCCGCCGGAGAAGGCGGGGGTGGGCGCGGGCGTCAACGGCACCCTCACCGAGTTCGGCAACGGGCTCGGGGTCGCCGTCCTCGGCGCCGTGCTCAACTCCCGCTTCAGCTCGCTGCTGCCCGCGGCCGCCGCCGGAGCCGGCTCGCTCCCGGCCGCCCTCGCCGCGGCCCGTACCCCCGGGGACCGGGCGGCCGTCACGGACGCCTTCTCCTCGGGCCTGGAGACCAGCCAGCTCGTCGGCGCGGCGGCCGTGCTGGCCGGCGGGCTGCTGGCCGCGCTCCTGCTCAGCAGGGCCGAACGATCTTCACAGGAGGCCCCGGCGGCATAG
- a CDS encoding RNA polymerase sigma factor SigF produces MSVELGSSKVLNNDAPLMPDDCDAIDTRTLSRSLFLRLATLDKDSAEAGYVRDTLIELNLPLVRYAAARFRSRNEPMEDIVQVGTIGLIKAIDRFDCERGVEFPTFAMPTVVGEIKRFFRDTSWSVRVPRRLQELRLALTKASDELSQRLDRSPTVPELATALGVSEEDVVDGLAVGNAYTASSLDSPSPEDDGGEGSLADRLGYEDSALEGVEYRESLKPLLAKLPPRERQIIMLRFFANMTQSQIGEEVGISQMHVSRLLTRTLAQLREGLISD; encoded by the coding sequence ATGTCCGTAGAACTGGGCAGCTCGAAGGTGCTCAACAACGATGCACCGCTCATGCCTGACGACTGCGACGCCATCGACACCCGCACCCTCTCCCGCTCCCTCTTCCTGCGGCTCGCCACACTCGACAAGGACAGTGCGGAAGCCGGCTACGTCCGTGACACCCTCATCGAGCTGAACCTCCCGCTCGTCCGCTACGCGGCGGCCCGGTTCCGCAGCCGTAACGAGCCGATGGAGGACATCGTCCAGGTCGGCACCATCGGCCTGATCAAGGCGATCGACCGCTTCGACTGCGAACGGGGTGTGGAGTTCCCGACGTTCGCCATGCCGACCGTCGTGGGCGAGATCAAGCGGTTCTTCCGTGACACCAGTTGGTCGGTGCGGGTCCCGCGGCGGCTGCAGGAGCTGCGGCTGGCGCTCACCAAGGCCAGTGACGAGCTGTCCCAGAGGCTCGACCGCTCCCCCACCGTCCCCGAGCTCGCCACGGCGCTGGGCGTCTCGGAGGAGGACGTGGTCGACGGGCTCGCGGTGGGCAATGCCTACACGGCCAGCTCGCTGGACTCCCCGTCCCCCGAGGACGACGGCGGCGAGGGGTCGCTCGCCGACCGGCTGGGGTACGAGGACAGCGCCCTGGAGGGCGTGGAGTACCGCGAGTCGCTCAAGCCCCTGCTGGCCAAACTGCCGCCGCGCGAGCGCCAGATCATCATGCTGCGCTTCTTCGCCAATATGACGCAGTCGCAAATCGGCGAAGAGGTCGGGATCTCCCAGATGCATGTCTCCCGGCTGCTCACCCGGACCCTGGCCCAGTTGCGCGAGGGCCTGATCTCGGACTGA
- a CDS encoding MarR family winged helix-turn-helix transcriptional regulator: MATQRHYEELARQLSAIGTVKRGLGRVLPADCPSGAAIVLMLLDRYGEMRMSKLAELLDIDMSVTSRHVAHVADRGWVDRKADPLDRRSRLLTINASGQTLLGQVSERYTDALANCLSDWSDEDVDHLNELLDRLRRSFGDTRSRALPHQAETSITRTPSQR; the protein is encoded by the coding sequence GTGGCCACACAGCGCCACTACGAGGAGCTGGCCCGGCAGCTCAGCGCCATCGGCACCGTCAAGCGCGGGCTCGGGCGCGTCCTGCCGGCCGACTGCCCATCGGGCGCCGCCATCGTCCTGATGCTCCTCGACCGCTACGGCGAGATGCGCATGAGCAAGCTCGCCGAGCTGCTCGACATCGACATGTCGGTGACCAGCCGGCATGTGGCACATGTCGCGGACCGCGGTTGGGTGGACCGCAAGGCCGACCCGCTCGACCGGCGGTCGCGGCTGCTGACCATCAACGCCAGCGGACAAACCCTGCTCGGCCAGGTGTCCGAGCGCTACACGGACGCGCTCGCCAACTGTCTGAGCGACTGGTCGGACGAGGACGTCGACCACCTCAACGAACTTCTCGACCGATTGCGGAGGAGTTTCGGGGACACGCGTTCCCGGGCCCTGCCGCATCAGGCCGAGACCAGCATCACCCGTACGCCTTCGCAACGTTAA
- a CDS encoding YceI family protein: MTTTGAGAGGGAGLRARIHTRDGWAVQHAVLTVTDMTGAQVLRAQANGDGAVRTDEPLSPGPYTIIATAVGYAPVASTAIVTASGRADVGTVVLARQGGVELPPPGVWTLDPAHSTVAAVAQHLGISSVHGRFTEFGGRIEVGEDIEKSRVEAVIQAASIDTGNSMRDGHLKSPDFLNVEAFPQLTYRSTHLSAAGADRWTVHGELSMHGVVRDVDLDLTYLGTGPDPWGGVRAAFRAIAELRREDFAMNYNQVVAAGIAAIGTTLRVELDIQAVQGEELPTA; this comes from the coding sequence ATGACGACCACAGGAGCAGGAGCAGGCGGGGGAGCGGGACTGCGGGCCCGGATCCACACCCGCGACGGCTGGGCGGTCCAGCACGCGGTGCTGACCGTCACGGATATGACGGGCGCGCAGGTGCTGCGCGCGCAGGCCAACGGGGACGGCGCCGTGCGGACCGACGAGCCGCTGTCGCCGGGGCCGTACACGATCATCGCCACCGCCGTCGGCTATGCCCCGGTCGCGTCCACGGCGATCGTCACCGCCTCCGGGCGGGCCGACGTGGGCACGGTGGTGCTGGCACGTCAGGGCGGGGTAGAACTTCCCCCGCCCGGTGTGTGGACGCTCGACCCGGCGCATTCGACGGTGGCCGCGGTCGCCCAGCATCTGGGGATCTCCAGCGTGCACGGCCGGTTCACGGAGTTCGGCGGGCGGATCGAGGTCGGCGAGGACATCGAGAAGTCGCGCGTCGAGGCGGTCATCCAGGCGGCCAGCATCGACACCGGCAACTCCATGCGGGACGGCCATCTGAAGTCGCCCGACTTCCTCAATGTGGAGGCGTTCCCGCAGCTGACGTACCGGAGCACGCATCTGAGCGCGGCCGGGGCCGACCGCTGGACGGTCCATGGCGAGCTGTCGATGCACGGCGTCGTCCGGGACGTGGACCTGGACCTGACGTACCTGGGGACGGGCCCCGACCCCTGGGGCGGGGTGCGGGCGGCCTTCCGGGCCATCGCCGAGCTGCGCCGCGAGGACTTCGCGATGAACTACAACCAGGTGGTCGCGGCGGGCATCGCGGCGATCGGCACGACCCTGCGGGTGGAGCTGGACATACAGGCGGTGCAGGGCGAGGAGCTCCCGACGGCCTGA
- a CDS encoding MFS transporter — MATTTPDGGVRGPAGHPAHAKHGGGGHRAHQGHDADSSTPMTHRQIMEALSGLLLGMFVAILSSTIVSNALPEIIADLHGGQSAYTWVVTATLLAMTAATPLWGKLSDLFSKKLLVQIALLIFVAGSVVAGLSQNPGMLIACRVVQGVGVGGLSALAQVVMAAMISPRERGRYSGYLGATFAVATVGGPLLGGVITDTSWLGWRWCFYVGVPFAVIALIVLQKTLKLPVVKRDVKVDWTGAFFISAAVSLLLLWVTFAGDKYDWISWQTYAMVGGSIALGLIFILIESKAREADHPAAAVPQQDDHPCLAGVALRRYRDVLRHRLLQPVLPACTG, encoded by the coding sequence ATGGCAACGACCACACCGGACGGCGGTGTGCGGGGACCCGCGGGGCACCCCGCCCACGCCAAGCACGGCGGAGGAGGACACCGGGCCCATCAGGGCCACGACGCGGACTCCTCGACGCCGATGACCCACCGGCAGATCATGGAGGCGCTCTCCGGGCTGCTGCTGGGGATGTTCGTCGCGATCCTGTCGTCGACGATCGTCTCCAACGCGCTGCCCGAGATCATCGCCGATCTCCACGGCGGCCAGTCCGCCTACACCTGGGTCGTCACCGCCACCCTGCTGGCCATGACCGCCGCCACCCCGCTGTGGGGCAAGCTCTCCGATCTGTTCAGCAAGAAGCTGCTGGTCCAGATAGCCCTGCTGATCTTTGTCGCGGGCTCCGTGGTGGCCGGTCTGTCGCAGAACCCCGGCATGCTGATCGCCTGCCGTGTGGTGCAGGGCGTCGGCGTCGGCGGTCTGTCCGCCCTGGCCCAGGTCGTCATGGCGGCGATGATCTCCCCGCGTGAGCGCGGCCGGTACAGCGGCTACCTCGGCGCGACCTTCGCCGTGGCGACCGTCGGCGGTCCGCTGCTGGGCGGCGTGATCACCGACACCTCCTGGCTGGGCTGGCGCTGGTGCTTCTACGTCGGCGTTCCGTTCGCCGTCATCGCGCTGATCGTGCTGCAGAAGACCCTGAAGCTCCCGGTGGTCAAGCGGGACGTCAAGGTCGACTGGACCGGCGCCTTCTTCATCAGCGCGGCGGTCTCGCTGCTGCTGCTCTGGGTGACCTTCGCGGGCGACAAGTACGACTGGATCTCGTGGCAGACCTACGCGATGGTCGGCGGTTCGATCGCGCTCGGCCTGATCTTCATCCTGATCGAGTCCAAGGCGCGCGAGGCCGATCATCCCGCTGCGGCTGTTCCGCAACAAGACGATCACCCTTGCCTCGCTGGCGTCGCTCTTCGTCGGTATCGCGATGTTCTCCGGCACCGTCTTCTTCAGCCAGTACTTCCAGCTTGCACGGGGTGA
- a CDS encoding MFS transporter, producing the protein MASLFVGIAMFSGTVFFSQYFQLARGETPTMSGVMTIPMIGGLFISSTVSGQVITKTGRWKAWLVIGGVLVTAGLGLLGTIRYDTPYWHMAIYMALMGLGIGMMMQNLVLATQNQVAPQDLGAASAVVTFFRSLGGAVGVSALGAVLANRVTHYVKDGLAGLGPKGAALSHAGTGGGGIPDVKAMPEPMRTIMESAYGHGVGNVFLFAAPAALLGLLLTLFIKEVALKTNSGSQQSAAATSDAPATDATPADAMAATAAAGQVADLEPALVGAPAAGMPEPDSGGALAATAPQRLAAFASAGGDGADHQPRQGVHGFVRNADGGPVARAAVTLISLAGRQLGRSVAHPDGSYALDAPSSGSYVLIAAADGHQPQASTIVVGDDPLGFDIVLSGTSGLVGTVRGAADGRPVDAAMVVVTDVRGEVLATGKTGEQGDFGFEELVSGTFTLAVNAPGYRPAALPVEVSAQGLTRVEIALQAGARVQGIVRAGADRRPLPDARVTLVDAAGNVVATSTTGEDGAYAFTDLDAGDYTVIASGYPPVAGALTVSGPGVDGHDVELAHPGE; encoded by the coding sequence CTGGCGTCGCTCTTCGTCGGTATCGCGATGTTCTCCGGCACCGTCTTCTTCAGCCAGTACTTCCAGCTTGCACGGGGTGAGACGCCCACCATGTCGGGCGTCATGACCATCCCGATGATCGGTGGCCTGTTCATCTCCTCGACCGTTTCCGGTCAGGTCATCACCAAGACCGGTCGCTGGAAGGCATGGCTGGTCATCGGTGGTGTGCTGGTGACGGCGGGCCTCGGACTGCTGGGCACCATCCGGTACGACACCCCGTACTGGCACATGGCGATCTACATGGCGCTCATGGGCCTCGGCATCGGCATGATGATGCAGAACCTGGTTCTGGCCACCCAGAACCAGGTGGCCCCGCAGGACCTGGGCGCGGCCAGTGCCGTCGTCACCTTCTTCCGCTCCCTGGGCGGTGCGGTGGGCGTCTCGGCGCTCGGCGCGGTGCTCGCCAACCGCGTCACCCACTACGTCAAGGACGGCCTGGCCGGACTCGGCCCCAAGGGCGCCGCGCTGAGCCACGCCGGCACCGGCGGCGGTGGCATCCCCGACGTCAAGGCGATGCCCGAGCCGATGCGCACGATCATGGAGAGCGCCTACGGCCACGGTGTCGGGAACGTCTTCCTCTTCGCCGCCCCGGCCGCGCTGCTCGGCCTTCTGCTGACCCTGTTCATCAAGGAGGTCGCCCTGAAGACCAACTCCGGCTCCCAGCAGTCCGCCGCGGCCACCTCGGACGCCCCGGCCACCGACGCCACCCCGGCCGACGCGATGGCGGCCACGGCCGCCGCCGGCCAGGTCGCCGACCTCGAGCCCGCGCTCGTGGGCGCCCCGGCCGCCGGGATGCCCGAGCCGGACTCGGGCGGTGCCCTCGCGGCCACCGCCCCGCAGCGCCTGGCGGCCTTCGCCTCCGCCGGGGGCGACGGCGCGGACCATCAGCCCCGGCAGGGTGTGCACGGCTTCGTGCGGAACGCGGACGGCGGCCCCGTCGCCCGCGCCGCGGTGACGCTGATCTCGCTCGCCGGACGGCAGCTTGGCCGCTCGGTGGCGCACCCCGACGGCTCGTACGCCCTGGACGCGCCGAGCTCCGGCTCGTACGTCCTGATCGCGGCGGCCGACGGCCACCAGCCGCAGGCGTCCACGATCGTGGTCGGGGACGACCCGCTCGGCTTCGACATCGTTCTGTCGGGCACCAGCGGTCTGGTGGGCACCGTGCGCGGCGCCGCCGACGGCCGTCCGGTCGACGCGGCGATGGTCGTGGTCACCGATGTCCGCGGCGAGGTGCTGGCCACCGGGAAGACCGGTGAGCAGGGCGACTTCGGCTTCGAGGAACTGGTCTCCGGGACCTTCACGCTCGCGGTGAACGCGCCGGGCTACCGGCCCGCGGCCCTCCCCGTCGAGGTAAGCGCCCAGGGTCTGACCCGGGTGGAGATAGCCCTGCAGGCCGGTGCCCGGGTGCAGGGCATAGTCCGGGCCGGTGCCGACCGGCGCCCACTGCCGGACGCGCGGGTCACCCTGGTGGACGCGGCCGGGAACGTGGTCGCCACCTCCACCACCGGTGAGGACGGCGCGTACGCCTTCACCGACCTGGACGCGGGCGACTACACGGTCATCGCGAGCGGCTACCCGCCGGTCGCGGGGGCGCTGACGGTCTCCGGGCCCGGCGTCGACGGCCACGACGTCGAGCTCGCCCACCCGGGCGAGTGA
- a CDS encoding TetR/AcrR family transcriptional regulator: MATGSRTVRPRSSVWLSERKAPKRKGDQQPVGLDHVKIVAATMRLLDAEGLSGFSMRRLAAELGVTAMSVYWYVETKDHLLELALDAAMGEIALPMEAVGPVEGQEHSPAEPRNWREQLRQLAAEYRQVMVRHSWLPALLGEYLNIGPNAVVFSNAALAVMRNSGLPDDKITSALSLVYQFVYGFGTIEGRFAARCRAAGLTQDELFHETMSSVADRMEFDESRKIMKARGGNTVEEMRDRDFTFALDLAIAGIEALRDR, from the coding sequence ATGGCAACCGGCAGCCGTACCGTCCGCCCGCGGTCCAGCGTCTGGCTCTCCGAACGCAAGGCCCCCAAGCGCAAGGGCGATCAGCAGCCCGTCGGGCTCGACCATGTGAAGATCGTCGCGGCGACGATGCGGCTGCTGGACGCCGAGGGTCTGTCGGGCTTCTCGATGCGGCGGCTCGCGGCGGAGCTCGGCGTGACCGCGATGTCGGTCTACTGGTACGTGGAGACCAAGGACCACCTGCTCGAACTCGCCCTCGACGCCGCGATGGGCGAGATAGCGCTGCCCATGGAGGCGGTCGGGCCCGTCGAGGGCCAGGAGCACTCCCCGGCCGAGCCGCGGAACTGGCGTGAGCAACTGCGCCAGCTCGCCGCCGAGTACCGGCAGGTGATGGTCCGCCACTCCTGGCTGCCGGCGCTGCTGGGGGAGTACCTCAACATCGGGCCCAACGCGGTGGTCTTCAGCAACGCCGCGCTGGCCGTGATGCGCAACAGCGGACTGCCGGACGACAAGATCACCAGCGCGCTGTCCCTCGTCTACCAGTTCGTCTACGGCTTCGGCACGATCGAGGGCCGCTTCGCCGCCCGCTGCCGGGCGGCGGGACTCACCCAGGACGAGCTGTTCCACGAGACGATGAGCTCGGTCGCGGACCGGATGGAGTTCGACGAGTCGCGGAAGATCATGAAGGCTCGGGGCGGCAATACGGTCGAGGAGATGCGGGACCGCGACTTCACCTTCGCCCTGGACCTCGCGATCGCCGGTATCGAAGCCCTGCGCGACCGGTAG